The Solibacillus sp. FSL W7-1436 genome window below encodes:
- a CDS encoding DeoR/GlpR family DNA-binding transcription regulator — translation MITIIFTERQQQILAYLRQYGTATLQQLVDFTNSSESSIRRDLTELDKKQFIDRFHGGATLRNPMLGEKSLLEKSVESLTEKQQIMQLAAQHIRYGECIYLDAGSTILHLIPHIANKQVKVVTNGLMHVPLLIEQNIETVIIGGHVKAKTQAIIGSKAISQLQEYYFDRAFIGANGFSEVQGYTTADLEEAMLKQLAIKQSKQAYVVADRSKFGLSQFAKFGDLQEAILITAGLTDAEYEQIERKTEVLLA, via the coding sequence GTGATTACGATTATTTTTACAGAACGTCAACAGCAAATATTAGCGTATTTGCGGCAATATGGTACGGCTACCTTACAACAACTTGTTGATTTTACAAATTCATCGGAGTCATCAATACGTCGTGACTTAACTGAGCTTGATAAGAAGCAATTCATTGATCGTTTTCACGGGGGAGCTACTTTGCGAAACCCGATGCTAGGTGAAAAAAGCTTGTTGGAGAAGTCTGTTGAATCATTAACTGAAAAGCAGCAGATTATGCAGCTAGCGGCACAGCACATTCGTTACGGTGAATGCATTTATTTAGATGCAGGTTCTACAATATTACATCTTATACCTCATATTGCGAATAAACAGGTTAAAGTAGTGACCAATGGTTTAATGCATGTGCCACTTTTGATCGAACAAAATATTGAAACCGTTATCATTGGCGGCCATGTGAAAGCGAAAACGCAAGCTATCATAGGATCTAAGGCTATTTCCCAGCTCCAGGAATATTATTTTGACCGCGCCTTTATTGGGGCTAATGGATTTTCAGAGGTGCAAGGCTATACAACAGCAGACTTAGAAGAAGCGATGCTAAAACAACTTGCGATAAAGCAGTCTAAGCAGGCGTATGTTGTTGCGGATCGCTCGAAATTTGGACTAAGTCAATTTGCAAAATTCGGCGATTTACAGGAAGCGATTTTAATTAC
- the ptsP gene encoding phosphoenolpyruvate--protein phosphotransferase, with the protein MKIQGIAAASGISIAKIVKFEPVTILEQTEIGTTEQELAKLTQAIADSKIDLQQLEAQTAERLGTSEAEVFGAHLLVLQDPEYIDTIEALIHEGSGAKQAIESVQNQFMTLFLALDDDYMKERAADVKDVSQRLMRKVTGTTESLSDYKEPVILVAHDLAPSDTAKLNAEFTRGFITEKGGKTSHSAIFARSLQIPAIVGATGILSEVQSGDIAIMNGETGEFFINPTTEQLEHYEALRQEQIEKRLGLQALLSEKTVTKDGHHAELAANIGSLNDAQKALEQGAEGVGLFRTEFLYLERDTAPTEQEQFKVYRDVLTAMGERPVVVRTLDIGGDKVIPYLNMPKEDNPFLGLRAIRLCFANEELFRTQLRALLRASSYGNLKIMFPMISSIDEILQAKQWLAEEKEALIGQNVEVSDFEIGIMVEIPSAAILSPVFAKEVDFFSIGTNDLIQYTLAADRMNETISHLYEPFHPAIVSLLKLVIDSAHAQGKWVGMCGEMAGDSAAIPLLVALGLDEFSMSAPSILAARKQINSLSKEALQEKLQQTLQQSTAEGIRAIWH; encoded by the coding sequence ATGAAAATACAAGGAATTGCCGCTGCTAGTGGAATTTCAATTGCAAAAATCGTAAAGTTTGAGCCTGTAACAATACTTGAGCAAACAGAAATAGGCACAACAGAACAAGAGTTAGCTAAACTAACTCAGGCAATTGCCGATTCAAAAATCGATTTACAGCAGCTTGAAGCCCAAACAGCTGAACGTTTAGGAACATCTGAAGCAGAAGTTTTCGGTGCACATTTACTTGTATTACAGGACCCAGAATACATTGATACGATCGAAGCACTTATTCATGAAGGTAGTGGTGCTAAACAAGCGATTGAGTCGGTTCAAAATCAATTTATGACGCTTTTCTTAGCACTTGATGATGATTATATGAAGGAACGTGCAGCTGATGTAAAGGACGTTTCACAACGATTAATGCGCAAAGTTACAGGCACAACGGAAAGCCTTTCGGATTATAAAGAACCTGTCATTTTAGTAGCCCATGATTTAGCACCTTCAGATACAGCAAAATTGAATGCAGAATTCACAAGAGGATTTATCACGGAAAAAGGTGGTAAAACTTCGCACTCCGCCATTTTCGCACGCTCATTGCAAATTCCAGCAATTGTCGGTGCTACTGGCATTTTGTCTGAAGTGCAAAGTGGTGATATTGCGATTATGAATGGTGAGACGGGTGAATTTTTCATTAACCCAACGACTGAGCAACTTGAACATTATGAGGCGCTTAGACAAGAACAAATTGAGAAGCGCCTAGGTTTACAGGCTCTATTGAGTGAAAAAACCGTAACGAAAGATGGGCATCATGCCGAACTTGCTGCGAACATTGGGAGCTTAAACGATGCGCAGAAAGCACTTGAGCAGGGTGCAGAAGGCGTCGGCTTATTTCGTACAGAATTTTTGTACTTGGAGCGAGATACTGCGCCTACTGAACAAGAACAATTCAAAGTTTATCGTGATGTTTTAACTGCTATGGGTGAACGCCCAGTCGTAGTACGCACACTTGATATCGGTGGCGACAAAGTGATCCCTTATTTAAATATGCCTAAAGAGGACAATCCATTTTTAGGTTTACGTGCAATTCGTTTGTGCTTCGCAAACGAAGAGCTGTTCCGGACACAGCTTCGAGCATTACTACGCGCGAGCAGCTACGGTAACTTAAAAATAATGTTTCCGATGATTTCGTCAATCGATGAAATTCTTCAAGCTAAGCAGTGGCTGGCTGAGGAAAAGGAAGCTTTAATTGGACAAAATGTTGAAGTAAGTGACTTCGAAATCGGCATCATGGTTGAAATTCCGAGTGCTGCAATTTTATCACCTGTGTTTGCTAAGGAAGTGGACTTCTTCTCAATCGGCACAAATGACTTAATTCAATACACATTAGCAGCTGACCGAATGAATGAAACAATTTCACATTTATATGAACCATTCCACCCTGCGATTGTATCGCTTTTGAAACTTGTAATTGATAGTGCCCATGCACAGGGAAAATGGGTTGGCATGTGCGGTGAAATGGCTGGAGACTCTGCAGCAATTCCCTTACTTGTCGCACTTGGCCTCGATGAATTTTCAATGAGTGCCCCTTCGATTTTAGCTGCGCGTAAGCAGATTAACAGTTTATCGAAGGAAGCTCTACAAGAAAAACTGCAGCAAACATTACAACAATCTACCGCTGAAGGCATACGCGCTATTTGGCACTAA
- a CDS encoding histidinol-phosphatase — MENNKLNIKRQRNNNNNNNNEFEFGEDFNFENLNNQNQNNRNNNNNNNFNKKNKNNNNNNK, encoded by the coding sequence GTGGAAAATAATAAACTTAATATTAAACGTCAGCGCAATAACAATAACAACAATAATAATGAATTTGAATTCGGTGAAGATTTCAATTTCGAAAATTTAAATAATCAAAATCAAAATAACCGTAACAACAATAACAATAATAACTTCAATAAGAAAAACAAAAATAATAATAACAACAATAAATAA
- a CDS encoding HPr family phosphocarrier protein, translating into MSQKTFTITSKEGLHARPASALVKVASGFSSEIFLQYGEKNVNLKSILGVMSLGVPAGGEFTITATGSDEEVALQQLDAILKEQGLV; encoded by the coding sequence ATGTCGCAAAAAACATTTACAATCACAAGCAAAGAAGGGTTACACGCACGTCCCGCTAGTGCATTAGTAAAGGTAGCATCCGGTTTCTCTTCTGAAATTTTCTTACAATACGGTGAGAAAAACGTGAACTTAAAATCAATTTTAGGTGTTATGTCACTTGGTGTGCCAGCAGGTGGAGAATTTACAATTACAGCAACAGGTTCTGATGAAGAAGTAGCTCTGCAGCAATTAGACGCTATTTTAAAAGAGCAAGGACTGGTTTAA